One window from the genome of Calliopsis andreniformis isolate RMS-2024a chromosome 12, iyCalAndr_principal, whole genome shotgun sequence encodes:
- the LOC143186254 gene encoding uncharacterized protein LOC143186254, which produces MALDIIDEFDSSNRSGIISNGGDIEQGGTGGSGRGITTPTAINGTLHSLVMPCTAGSQRSAKQGGVCRMACRNSLRPSVPSKKRLIACPVIRAIFTRRACRTRGEICISRRRGERLKTP; this is translated from the exons ATGGCCCTCGATATTATTGACGAGTTCGATTCTTCGAATCGATCAGGAATAATATCCAACGGTGGGGATATCGAGCAAGGGGGGACAGGGGGATCGGGAAGGGGAATCACGACGCCCACGGCAATCAACGGTACATTGCACTCGCTCGTAATGCCCTGCACTGC TGGTTCGCAGCGGAGCGCCAAGCAGGGTGGGGTGTGCAGAATGGCCTGTCGAAATTCACTCAGACCGAGCGTACCATCGAAGAAACGTTTGATTGCATGTCCAGTTATTCGCGCAATTTTCACGCGGCGAGCATGCAGAACACGCGGAGAAATTTGCATTTCGCGTCGACGTGGGGAACGATTAAAGACGCCGTGA